The Onychomys torridus chromosome 4, mOncTor1.1, whole genome shotgun sequence genome includes a window with the following:
- the Wfdc3 gene encoding WAP four-disulfide core domain protein 3 isoform X1, whose translation MWKYRRVLHVKNLHLRPVKGVFYVPGLSTSEFRCFDSMAELSGGCPADPLPCEELCDGDTSCPQGHKCCSTGCGHACRGDIEGGRDGHCPRILVGLCIVSCMVDENCQPEEKCCKSGCGRFCVPRLQLPQLPADSNLTDGSTSQPEFQAP comes from the exons ATGTGGAAATATCGGCGTGTATTGCATGTTAAAAATCTACATTTACGTCCAGTGAAAGGTGTGTTTTATGTTCCTGGCTTGAGCACATCTGAGTTTCGATGCTTTGATTCTATGGCAGAATTAAGTGGTGGATGTCCTGCTGACCCTCTTCCATGTGAGGAGCTGTGTGATGGGGACACATCTTGTCCCCAGGGACACAAATGCTGCAGCACTGGCTGTGGCCACGCCTGCCGAGGAGACATTGAGGGAG GGCGGGACGGCCATTGTCCCAGAATTCTGGTGGGCCTGTGTATTGTCAGCTGCATGGTGGATGAGAACTGTCAGCCTGAGGAAAAGTGCTGCAAGTCAGGCTGTGGCCGCTTCTGCGTCCCCCGACTCCAGCTGCCCCAGCTGCCCGCAGACTCCAACCTCACCGATGGGTCTACATCCCAGCCAG AGTTTCAAGCACCCTAG